A segment of the Macrobrachium rosenbergii isolate ZJJX-2024 chromosome 8, ASM4041242v1, whole genome shotgun sequence genome:
ttcctgattttctgttttattgttgCATATCAGATGTTAATTCTCAGAAAGTATCCATACATTTaaagattaaagaaattataattttaataattaaatagttattgaaaataagttatcacagtttttgaaaacaATGCTTACCCATTTATAACAGtcatttctagtttttatttgtaCTGATTCTACTGCAATAATAGCAGTTCTCTAACAATAATTATTTGAATACCTTAATTTTTCAGAACTGAACCATTAATATGCTTTTCAAAGTTGCATTATCTTTATTCAGTTCTATGTTACCGTCTAACGCAagtagagaatatttttttttttggggggaggagggtaGTAAACATGAAATTTAAGTTTTTCAATGAATCTTGGATACTTACTGGCATTACAGGGAACTGCACGATGAGGAGTTTGGTTTGGATGCTGTCCTCCTAGCTGAAGGTGGACACGTAGGGGCTCACTGTGCAGTACTGGCTGCAGCGTCTCCTTTCTTGAAGACCATCCTCCTTCATGCTAATGATCACCCAGCTATCATATCTGTCACTGGTAAGATTCATGTTATCTGGTAGTCTTTAGAAGAGCCCTTTTTATGATATTTGAAGCCTTAACTGTAATCTAACACAGTTATGGTGTCACAACTTgttaatagtgtttttatgggcttttcaatatatatatatatatatatatatatatatatatatatatatatatatatatatatatatatatatatatatatatatatatatatatatatatatatatatatatatatatatatgagcaatttttagcaattttttgaTCATAGCTTAAGTCTCATATGAATTTAATCTTCCAGGTACATCATTTTCAACTCTTCAGTCTCTTGTGACCTGTCTATATACAGGGAACATTCCAAATGGTGCTAGTTTGTTTCATCTCATTGAAGCTGCTAAATTGCTTAAGATGGACGAGTTAGCTGCAGTATTGCAGAAAACTTTTTTTGCTCAAGGGGGTTCATTAGACCTACCTCCCAAGTCACAGCAATTGATATCAAGTCAGCGGTCTACAACCACAACAACTGCTAGCACCCAGCAGGGTCTCATTACTTCTCAAGAGCAGCAACCAGAAAAGTTTGGCAAGAAAGTTCGCAGCAACAGATTAGATCAGATTCTCTATCAAAAACTGAATGTGAATCACCTGGCCCCATCAGATATTCCTGAACAACCACCACCTCACCCTCCTCCTTCCCTAGTGCCTCCCTCCCAAGAATCCTCAAGAGTGCCTCCTCTCTTTGACTCATCCCGAGTGCCTATCCTTGAAGCCCCCAGAGTGCCTCCTCCTGACCATGGTGGCATACTAGGTGAGCTCCTCACAAAGGCAGATCCTTTGAGGTCAATATTTTCCAATCCCAGCATCTATTCTGGCATACCTGACCTGTCTTTTGAGGCTTCAAGAGCATCAACCCTTAAACCACTTAATCTCTCGAAATCTAGCAAGACCGAGACATTGACCTCTTCAGCTGCTTCCACGGTATCTTCCTCCACTTGTACTACTACAACTATCCTTAGTTCGACTACCACCAGTTGTAGCCCTTCCTCCACTATGGCATCAAGCCTGGCTTCACAAACTGATCTAACCTTGGCTGGATTAACATCATTGGCCCCAACTCTTCCTGGTAACATGCCTGGTCTCTTAACCCCTCTCACTCCCTCTAATATCTCATCTATGATCTCACCATCTGCTTTAGTTTCCTTATCTACTACTTCTGCACTTGCTTCTTTTGGAGCACAACACTCTGCCATCACATCAAAACCTAAAAGTTCGTGTGGAAATGGAACCAGTCGAAGTCGCAGCACCACCAAAAGCACTTGCAGTGGCAggagtagcagtagcagcagtacaAACACTAGCAGACCAGGTGACAATAGTGGGACTCCTAGTCATAGTTTGCCATTGTTGTACACTTTGAGAAGTGGAATGATGACCCCTGAAATGGCAAAAGAAGTGTATGAGCAATTGAAGATTAATCCACAATTGTCAACCCTTGCTGGATTCAATATCAACAGTATTCCTAACTTGGCAAGTCTTAGTAGTTCAGCCAGTCTTCAGAATTTGGCCAATCTTCACAATTTATCTAGCCTCCAAAGCTTTCCCACCATATTCCCATTCTTGGCATCGACTActgaaaattcacaaataaatacTGTTGAGAGCAGTGGTAGTGctttacatgataaaataataacacTTTCACCCACCGAACCACCACCAAATGATTATAATGTAACTGTAAATTCGACACCCGTAAATGCCAACAATTTAAGCTCAAGTGTGATGACAGCTGAGGATGGTGTTTTGAACCTTAGCAGCAGTGCACAAACTGTACGTAGTGAATCTCCTGGTGTGACAACTTCAGTTGCTGTGGTGGCTGCTACATCTGCTAGCACGGAAGAAGCAACAATTCAAACAACCACAAGTGACAGTGTTGATCAGCCTACAGTTGTGAATGTATCCCCTTCTGAAACAAAAGAGGAGCAAACAGATTCATCTCCTCCCGAGGTTACCAATGTGTCAACAGGCTGTCAGACTGTTGGCCCTATTGATCCCCCTGAAAATTGTGGTACTGTGGTAGTAGCTAGTAGTGACCTGAATTGTACACTTTCAAATGGTTGTTCAGTTTCAGAGGAGACAAAGGCCTCAATACTATCAGGTCAGTTAGATCCAAGCAATTTACCTTTACTCTTGATGACCTCTAATGGACCTTTAACTAGTATTTCTCAGACACAGACAAGTATTGCCGAGAACATTGAAACAACACCTGATGTCCAGGCTGTTTTGTCCAAGGTaagttgaaaaaaattgttatttacaTGGTAGTTCAGTGGGTACTAATAGTTTTCTGTAATGAAATATGTTATAGGAGTTGCATGAGACTTGTACATTATGTAGATTACGCAGTGAGAAGTACATTATGTAGATTATGCAGGAATAattcattctatatttttttttttgatgctttGAATAAATCTGAAGGAATTCCATACTGCCattgaaattaaagtaaaattaatttatttcatcaggACCCATCATTGATGAGTTCAGAAGGAGCTGATACTGGCGATGATACTAGCAGTATTGAGGTTGTTGATGAGATACCAGGGATTAGTCAGGCACTTCAGAATCGTAAAGCTATGTTCCATGCTGGGCATGTAAGTAATTTAAAggtaaactaaaattttttttcatgttttgttctATGATAATTTGAAAGTTGTCCTAGAAACATTGAAATGATTATAGATGGCATGTAATTTCAACCTAATAAACTGTATCCATCTCTACAGATGGGCCGTAAAAGAAAAGGATGTGGAGACTGTGAGGGCTGTCAAGTTGTGGAGGATTGTGGGCAGTGTCGTTTTTGCCGTGATAAAGCAAAATTTGGTGGTCCTAACAGGCTTAAACAAGTTTGTGTATATAAGCGTTGCGTTCATGCAGAATTAGAACCTGAGGACTCAAAGAAAAAACGCAAGGTGATACAATGTATTTGAATCAAAATTCTATTCTTAGTCATTGATGATGCTTTGATTTCTGTAATTATTGCTACACACAGCTGAGTATTTTTTTCTCCTACAGATTCAAGTGAGTCACATTGCTGTTTTATTGCAATATTAGTCCATTAGTGTTTCAGTAGCAGTtggtgtaaaataatttttttccctttttacttgTAAATTACAGAGCAGTGGAAAGAAAGGTCGTGGAAAATGTGGAGGCTGTGATGGTTGTCAAAGAACCACAGATTGCAATGAGTGTTATGCTTGCCTTCATAATGCAGCCACTCAACCCCCAGCTCGTAGAAAGGTAaccttttttcaagttttaaaactaGTTTCAGGTTGATTACCTCTATTCCATTGTgaatgcatagtatatatattttgttggaaATACATAGTGTTTTAAATTGGTTTTTGttctctactttttcttttaccatcTTAACATGGTTCATTAGTTTTCCTTAAGTTTCATAATTTATACCATTAACTGTAGTCATATTGTATCAGGTTTGTGAAATGAGAGTGTGCGAACAGCAGCAGATGGAAGAAGTTCGTGCAACCCTCAGTGTTGCTGGGGAACCATCCCCATATTCCACAGATTCTCTTATGGCAGAAGGCATTATTAGTTCTGGAACGTCAAGTCCAACCCCAGACGGACAGCCTAGTACTCACAATGATAAAATGAAACTCATGCgaaaaatgctgaaaaagaaGTTTGCCCAGCCATATAGTCGAGTAAGCCCATCCAAGGTCAGCATTTTCATGGTCTTTCAGTGATTTACTAATTATAACGGAGGTGTGAGTGGTACAGATCATGATTGACAAAATTTCAATGAATTGATAGATGTTATTGGTACGtttctctttattaaaaattGAGGAAATTGATCATTGTCACTCTTAGCTACTGTTTTCTTTCAGGTACGAACTAAATATTACTGTGGGGAATGTCCTGGCTGTCAAACTACGACACCATGTGGAAACTGTCTTTATTGCGAAGATATGCCAAAGTTTGGAGGGCCTGGTAGATACAGACAGGTAAGGTTGATCCACGATAATGTTGAGATGCAATCACTTAAAAGGTTTGCAGTAAATTTCTTTTATCTAGTGTATTTGCTTTGTATGGAAAACTGTGAAGAGATGATTATATAACAGTGCAACAAGCATACCGTACATTAAACTTAAGACCTGATAGTTATACACTATACTGAATGGAAGAACCTCCTCAGTTATGCAGAGGGACCACAGAATTCTAATGTACATTTTGAGATTACTCAAATTTCCCACATTTTCAGAAATGTGTTAAGCAGTTGTGTGTGTATCACCCTCGTCTACAAGCACTGAAGCTCTCTAATCGTTCAAAGATTACATATGATGAACAACACATTTCTCCTGAGACACTTAATCACTTGGGAAATGTGGTGCAATCGGGACATGAGGAACCAATTGTAATAGGGTGTGACATCCATCCTAATATTAAAACAGACACTGAATATGATCACCTACGAGGTGTGGAAACTGTAGAGACTGATCTCACTGAAGGAGAAGATAGCAATGCTGCCCTACATGTAAGTACAATAATCTCTTACAAAGTCAGAAAATCAATCAGGTTATTAGTAGGCTGAATATTAACTGGTTACTGTTTCTTGGGTTTTATATACCTAATCTCTGGAATATagtgttaatattattagtattctgGTACTTATATAATCTTAATAAGTTCATGTACGTCAAgcacttttccatttttcatagttttattactGTGACTAACTGTGGGGAACTAGCATTTTTAGTCATCTGTTCCTCACTAGTAAATAGTCATGCTTTTATGTTGTTAACAGTATTTGCTGATACGCATTTTATATTGCTTCTAGTTTTATCCTTTTCAATTTACACCCctttcttctgttccttttaCTCATTGAGGTCAGGGTTTATTTTATAGGTATTGTATTCACCTAATTATTAAGGTTTCTTTACTAGTCATTTGATACAGTAAAACATCATCAAAGGAAAATAAGTCATTCAGAGGTTTAGCATTGTCTTTATTATGAAGGAAACAGGATTTATGACTACAACAATTTGGCTGTGCAGCCATAGTACTTATGTAGGTTTTTTCTGTCCTTGTAAACTCACTGATTCTTTCAAGGGGCACATacatttttacctaataattgctttcactctctgtctctgctTGGTAAGTGTACTAGTAGAGATACCTGAAATGGTTTcccaatatttcttttcctttagtCATTAGTAGAACCGTCGACTTGTTTGCCACATTCAggtaccatgtatatatatatattaaataaagtgtaactttcatttagattttaattaggttaatgtttcattgtatttaggttgggctgcattttttttttcattcctacaATTTTGCAATGTAGAAATGTGTAGTTAATTCTGCTTTTGTGGAAATGTCATTATTCTATCCTACTTAGAAATTTCATATTCTTGAGTTTGTTAAAAGATCTGAGTGTAAACCTTCACAGAATGGTTAAGATAAGTCTTCCAAATTTATCCCTAACAGGTTGAAACAATCTTAGAAGAACTCCCTGTTGAGAAACAAGAACCCATATTTGGTATAGAACACACTGCAAGCGAGAATTTAATAAATCCGGAGACGGCATCAGATGTATGTCCATCACCAACTAAGACAGAGGAAAATGATGGTAGTGATGATATTCCAACTGTTGTAACTTCCATTCCTGAACCTGTTCTTCCAGTGGTTGTTGATGATACACTTGATTCCACACCCCAAGTAATAACTCCTCCAACTGAAACCATACCTACTCCAGAACCTGTCTGTGAGTCTCCCCCTCCTACCACTACTCAGCCTCCAGTTGCCACATATTGTACACTTACTTTGCCATCTGTATCTGAAACAAACAATGCTGCTGTATCTGTTCCTTCTGATTCTAGCCTTAATGTAGTGGCTGTTTCAAATATCCCAACCCCACCTGCAGTAAGGTCTCCCACACCTACAGACCATAAAGAAGGTTCTAGCATTGATATTGAAGTAGAGGAAATAGAGgaagatgttgatgatgatgacgaggagGCTGGTTCTGATGCCTCTGATGTTCCTTCACCTCCATCTACACCATCACCACCTGCTAGGTCTAGAGGACGGGGACGTCAAAGAGGGCGAGGTCGTCCTCAGGGTAAAACCAATAGGCATCTTACTGCTTCTGCAAAGAAAGAGAAGGTTATGCGAAGAGGACGCAGGCGTAGGACCACAAGATTTACTTTGGAGCCTGATGATAACTCTGGTTAGTCCCAGAAAAGcattgaaaattcattttggattttaaagttttgttgtaCCCAGCCcttattcatttttgttgagttgccaaaaaaattttttttgtatttttaactaaCTATTACATCCATCCTTACAACAAAGTGCTGTTAGTTTACCTATATGAAAATGATAGTCATCATTTTATAACATCACTTTAGAATTTTTAGGGCAGATCAGTGCAGAGACATGTACCTCTCTAAAGAAATGTGTAAATCGTAAATCCTGTCTTATTAAACTCTTAATAGTATTACTGTATAGTGTGAATAGCTACAATTACAAATACTATAAACCAAATATACTAATTGAGATTGGTACTGGTTAGAGAAATTCATCATGGTTTTAGAAATgtttgaaacatttttaaatgaagCAATGGGGAGAAAAAGCTCTAAAGCAAAATATAGCACAATCATGTTTTTTACCAAAATGTAATACACAAAGCACAgttctgtaaataattattttcatttatatttatgtgtgattAGTCATCTGTAGAGGAGTTGTGTTCTTACAtggtaagaaaatttttttttgtttttttagagatTAGCCCAAGCCAAGAAGTATTAGCTACTAGCccacattttttatttcctggaaGTGAAGAACATTCAACTGGTCAACCAATATGAAGGAATTTGTTAGCTTCAAGGGAATGGGGCAGTTGCCTGGATCTTCATGTTATGAGgaactttcttttaaatgaatttgtGACTGAAGGATATCAATTTCCATTTAAACTGCTTTTTCTATATGATTTTCTTGGGCTTCGCAAATCTCATGAAGAACCTTGCTGGGAATGTAAGGATTAGATTACTTGTAAGATGTTAATGTGAATGAGTGTAAACAGGTGTAAGGAAGGTCTTTAAGtggaaaagtttaaagaaatggatgCGAGGTAATGGAAGACAAAGACATATACCACTGCCAAGTacaccagttttatatatatgaaagtaactGACGGAGATACGCAAGCACTGATCTTAGACAGATGTGTGGGTCAAGTATGTATAAAGCTATTTGGCGAGAAGTTGATagagagaaaatgggagaaaTATTTGGGGCATGAATGGAAGGACTCATTGATGGGTGTCATGTTTCTtgggctttttattttgttcctacacaaatacaaaccctcggtctttacatatggaaatacCTTTAGTGCAGCTGGAAAACCGGTCATTCAATATAACAATGttgttaggcagttaactaccggaCAATCGGTTGGGTGATATCCACCCTTCCGTCGCCCAGTACATTACAGTACTTACCTTCTGGCCATCATCGGAGTTCTGCTCTGCCCGCTGGCTGGTTTTCGCCATACCATCCGAgtctttttgcctttttcttttcttgtgtgaTTCTTATGTATAATTTGTGTTTTGAAATAATGCAAACCCACAAATCATCTCAGCCTAAGAAGGGGGAAGCCTCGTGTCATGCGGCAATGCGTCTTGTGAGCGCTTCTCCCCTATTGAAACTGATCCTCACTCACTATGCACTCATTACAGTCAGCATGAGTGCAGTCAAGATAGTTCTTGTGACGAGTGTCATTCCTGGCCCTCAGTGCAATGGGTgcagtttgtttgaaagaggaaatacaagaagaaagtCGCTTCTCGTGCGTTGTTGGGGGGTTACGCCGCCGGTGACGCCGAAGATTGCTAACCCCTCTAGTTCCTTCCTTCTTCCAATTGCAGCTGCTTCTTGTTGCTACATCTCCCCAAGGGAAGTCACTCCCTCACATTCTCTATTGCTCGGTCAATTGAGAGTTGGGGGTATGACAACTCCCAGATGGGCTCTGTTCATGGGGGGGGACTTCCCTTCAGAGCAAAGACAGTCAGTCTCTGACCCAACTTTTTCAGGTTTGGGGGAGATTCAACATTCATTAGGGGAGCGAAGGAACTTTGGTCTTCCCGGAGAGGGTTGATATCACACCTCAGTGCTGCCTAATCTACTCCTGTGACTGCTGCTTCTATAACTGTGACTGTGGCCACAGTTAAACATTGACTGGGACCACGGCCGTGGCCCCAACAGTCAAGAACCCGGTGCGGATTGCATTGACCTCCATGCTCCCTTCCAACATCCTCTTCCTCAGGGGATGCTCTCCTCCAGGCCTTGGTGGAGAAATACCAATGAGACAAGAAGAAATCGTCATCGAGTTCTAgcgcctcctccccttcttcttccaaaggTCCTGTTATGGGGACAGACCACAGGAAGGAGGTCGCTTTCCCATCGTAAGAAGGCCCCTAGGCCTTCGTATGATCAGCCTTCTTCCACGGAAGAGGCACTGGGATCTCTCACTAGCTCTCCATCCTTGGACAGGGGAACCACGTCACAGGGCTCTCCGGACCTACATGATGTGGGAGCTACAGGTGCATGAGTCTCCAGGGATACCCATGTCACCAATACTGGTCCTCAAAAGTCACCTTCTAAGGCCAGTAATGAAACTTTCTCCTCTGGAACTGTCGTACAGGGTTCTAAGGAACCCCATGCCACGGCTGCTGTGCGCACGTGGGGCTCCACAGAGACTCGTGTCACCAATACCAGTTCCAGTACATCTTCATAAACTTTACTGGTAAAGAGGTTCTTCCACTGCTGCACAACATCCTACAAACTCCCATGACAGTGTTGAGTGCTCACGATCCGTAGCCGCAGACGATAACATGTTCGTGCGAGAGAGAGCAAGTCCACAGCCTGCAAGCACTGCCTCCCCCCCCAACAAACATTCCTGCAAAGAAACACTGCCAGGATCCCGAAAAGGTGGAGCTAACCTTCGAGCCCACTCGCCTGGAAAAGCCAAGAGGAGGTTCCCCAAACAGTCCTCTCCCATAGAGGCCACAACCTCTTAAAGACCGTAGCACATCTTTGAGGTAGCACCCATTCATTGCTGTGTGACTGTACACGGTTGCACAAGCGTAAACAGTCTTGTGAATGGGTCTGCTCTCTTCAGGACAGCCCCCATGCACATTCTCCTAAACAGATATGTTCTCCCAGACCTGTGCAGTTGTTTTTACCATGGACTGATAACCATTCATGGCCTTCCTCTCCTGTTGGGGCTTCAGCCTCCAGCAGGTTCGTGAAGGGTGCTGTGCCCCTCTCAACTGTCCCTTCAACCTCCATGGGATATGCTGGGAGGCGTGATTCGGATAGGCCAAAGGACTCGGGATCGGAAGTGTTCGCCCTTCAATCTCAGCCCCCCAACAAGAGCTTACATTCCTGGTTCGGTCCTAGGGTCCGAACAATCGTACGCTTGAGTGGTAGAGAGGGGATCAGGGGTTTCTGACGTGGGTCTCTCTCCTGCTGGGAGAGTAGCCTAGGAGGATCGTGACCTGGAAGGGCTTGAGGGCCCTTTTCCTCAGGACATGGACATTCCCGAACTACAGAGGACCTGCGTTGAGATTGTTTAAATTGATGCGTCAGTATAACGATCTCGGGGAAGAGACTGTGAAACTCCCGTGGATCGTCCCTCTGCCTCCAAAGATTTTTGGGGACCACACAAGGAACCCAATGCTTCTTTGGGCCTCCCATGGTTGGATCTTGATGAGGGGATCCTGGGCCAAGTGAGTTCTCTGGTTTCTGGGGAGGAGAACTCACTTAATTCAAGCCACTCTTTTAAGatatttcctcctcctttccctcatCAGAAGCGTTTCTACACACCCTCGGAGAGGCCAGTGccgaccaaacaggttgaccctgACCTGGTTCGTCTGGGCCCAGGTCTGTCGCTGGACCAATGTCGTGCTGAGGGAGTCTACCTCTTGCAGCAGGAGTCAGTGGCTTTGGAAtcgactgccatggcagcattccaaGCAGTCTCTTAGCTAAAACAGTGGATGATGTCCGTGTCCAGGATCGCTTCCTCGTCGCCTTTGAGTTCAAGGAACCTTAAAGAGGAAGCTACCTTCAAGAAACTGATGTTTTCTGGAGGTAGAGCAGTTttctacctagcccaccagacagcaaacctatGGGCAAACTTGGTGTTGAAAATAAGGGACACAGTCCTGACTCAAATCTCCAAGTTTGTTGGTTCTAAGTGGGCCTTGGCCTTGAGGAAcagaccgttgctgggttccgctTCTCTCTTTCCTAAAAGATCGAGTGGATGCCATGGTAGACAGAAGACGGGCCGAAAACAACAAACATCTTGCCCACCACAGTGGCAAAGACCTGCGTGCCACTACAGCCCAACCTGCAGGTCAGGTTGGCACTTCCTCTACGGGTCCTAGGAAATACCAGGCTTCAAAGAGCCCTGCCAGGGAAGGCATGCAACCAGCATCCCTTTCTCCCCCCTCTTCCCAGCCTGGGAGAGGGGGCAAGGAGGATGCTAGGGCTGGCATTCCTCCCCACATCTCCCAATGGTGGAGGGGGTtcctgttgagccattgggcaacatggcagcaatacGGAGCAAAGCCTGGGTAGTGAATGTCCTTCGGGAAGGATATTTACTCCCCTTCGAGTCTCCGCCACCTCTCACCAACCACCCACTCCATCTCCAAACAATGTTCTCCACTCACTGAAGGATCTCACCCTATGGGGGGAGGTGGAATCGATGCTGGAGAAAGGTGCCGTGGAAGTTGTGACAGATCGGTCTCCGGGCTTTTACAGCGGTCTCCTTCTCATTAAGAAAGTGTCAGAGGGGTGGAGACCGGTCCTAGACCTTTCTTCCCTGAACCAATTTGTTTGCCAGACTCAGTTCATGATGAAAACAACACACTCAGTGCTCACGGCCATCAGGGAGTCTGACTTCATGCTTTCGGTGGACCttaaggatgcatatttccaaatacacATCCATCAGTCCTCACACAGGTACCTCTGCTTTATCCTAGGGGAAACGGTATTCCAGTTcaggtgttccagttcagggcactttgtttcaggcTCTCAGGTGCTCCACAGGTGTTCACCCTTGTGTTGacttgggcccattcacacggGATACATCTTGTGAGGTACCTTGacgattggctagtcctggcgagctcttgTTCACATTTACTCCAGGACAGGGATCAGCTTCTCAAGTTTTGCCACAGCTTGGGAGCTGTGAGAAGTCTGAcctcatacccaagcagaggataatgtacctgggcatgctgagaGATACAACAGCAGTAAGAGTTTTTCCCTCAGACTTGCATGTCATCAAGTTCAGGGAGGTGATGCGATCATTCCTGTCAaggcaggaacaaccagctcagcAGTGGCAAGTCGTTCTTGGCCAtctgtcatccttggagaagctggtccttcATGGGCGGCTTCACCTTCATTCTCTTCAGTGGAAAATGGAGTCCTGGTCTCCAGTAAGGGACTCGCAGTACCTTCCCATTCCTCTTTTgaaggaagtgagacaggacttagcctggtggctGGGCAACAGGAACTTAGTAATAGGAGTGTCTGCACTCTCCCCTTCCCGAGATGATGCTTTTCTCAgatgcatcaaaggaagggatggggcacacacctggaagagctgctggtttcaggtgtgtgggaTCAGAACGATAAGTGCCTCCACATCAAAACTCGAGGAAGTTCCGAAATTGAGTGATGGGGCACTTCGTAGTACTGATGAGCGACAGTACAATGGTGGTGGAATAGGTCAACATGCAAGGGGGACTGGTATCCCTCCAGCTCCACAAGTTGACAGTGCAGGTACACGAGTGAGTGGTTGCACACACACTGGAGttatcagccagatacattccctGGTATTCGTGGGGAATTGGGACCACACCCACCCACGAATACTGAAACCTTCCTTCAAAAAACAcatataactgcttattttaatagttcaaacaccaaatgtataccttaaactacatcctacaccaaatataccttaaactatcatctaaaacactaaagtcatcttacaacattacccttaaaaatgttCAGTCAGTCCCCACCTATTCGCAGacttttctgtggaacgtatttccacattattcatggaatt
Coding sequences within it:
- the LOC136840608 gene encoding uncharacterized protein isoform X7 codes for the protein MESGARSILPDRMEGPKPHFPLRLDDSATSMLPDRGKSPLTLAIDATTTQLNSVAESFKTHFPHGTDGTKSFLLQNLEGTMALLAARGVDAPYPITLDGMRPFLPYGGSGDSVKSYLQERLDKPHKSVRDRKDIKCSGSDRTTTTSSSSVATSVGGDIKRFHHHHHHDRSREHKSSNSHSIKKVPLPKSQLSNPRHDANLTHAIRELHDEEFGLDAVLLAEGGHVGAHCAVLAAASPFLKTILLHANDHPAIISVTGTSFSTLQSLVTCLYTGNIPNGASLFHLIEAAKLLKMDELAAVLQKTFFAQGGSLDLPPKSQQLISSQRSTTTTTASTQQGLITSQEQQPEKFGKKVRSNRLDQILYQKLNVNHLAPSDIPEQPPPHPPPSLVPPSQESSRVPPLFDSSRVPILEAPRVPPPDHGGILGELLTKADPLRSIFSNPSIYSGIPDLSFEASRASTLKPLNLSKSSKTETLTSSAASTVSSSTCTTTTILSSTTTSCSPSSTMASSLASQTDLTLAGLTSLAPTLPGNMPGLLTPLTPSNISSMISPSALVSLSTTSALASFGAQHSAITSKPKSSCGNGTSRSRSTTKSTCSGRSSSSSSTNTSRPGDNSGTPSHSLPLLYTLRSGMMTPEMAKEVYEQLKINPQLSTLAGFNINSIPNLASLSSSASLQNLANLHNLSSLQSFPTIFPFLASTTENSQINTVESSGSALHDKIITLSPTEPPPNDYNVTVNSTPVNANNLSSSVMTAEDGVLNLSSSAQTVRSESPGVTTSVAVVAATSASTEEATIQTTTSDSVDQPTVVNVSPSETKEEQTDSSPPEVTNVSTGCQTVGPIDPPENCGTVVVASSDLNCTLSNGCSVSEETKASILSGQLDPSNLPLLLMTSNGPLTSISQTQTSIAENIETTPDVQAVLSKDPSLMSSEGADTGDDTSSIEVVDEIPGISQALQNRKAMFHAGHMGRKRKGCGDCEGCQVVEDCGQCRFCRDKAKFGGPNRLKQVCVYKRCVHAELEPEDSKKKRKSSGKKGRGKCGGCDGCQRTTDCNECYACLHNAATQPPARRKVCEMRVCEQQQMEEVRATLSVAGEPSPYSTDSLMAEGIISSGTSSPTPDGQPSTHNDKMKLMRKMLKKKFAQPYSRVSPSKVRTKYYCGECPGCQTTTPCGNCLYCEDMPKFGGPGRYRQKCVKQLCVYHPRLQALKLSNRSKITYDEQHISPETLNHLGNVVQSGHEEPIVIGCDIHPNIKTDTEYDHLRGVETVETDLTEGEDSNAALHVETILEELPVEKQEPIFGIEHTASENLINPETASDVCPSPTKTEENDDFEDQLAMSDIQDENSTEESVGGSQVAEGVQSDTGASDATQEVSSASLSPETTTQKQNYSQTFVGRPKSIEPDVFEFHDSQENVITNSHETTYSLKHNTPFVFRDEESSQGGRDVNENLGSVGETASA